Proteins co-encoded in one Tursiops truncatus isolate mTurTru1 chromosome 17, mTurTru1.mat.Y, whole genome shotgun sequence genomic window:
- the LOC101333966 gene encoding LOW QUALITY PROTEIN: protein Z-dependent protease inhibitor (The sequence of the model RefSeq protein was modified relative to this genomic sequence to represent the inferred CDS: inserted 3 bases in 2 codons; deleted 2 bases in 1 codon; substituted 2 bases at 2 genomic stop codons), translating into MPYASEEKQKEPEATAILAALSRVNRKNNVLLYNIDQISPYYTVSAENRGIWSLRKQLRDSLSHNWELGLAQGSFAFIHEDFDVKETFFNFSKXGKXLTPFDPVLIKVNIFHLDKYKQQVKVPIMYWAGKFASTVDKNFHCHILKLPYXGNATMLVVLMEKMGDHLALEDYLTTDLVDTQLKNMKTRKIEVFFPKFKLDQKYEVHELLKEMGISRIFSPWADLSELSVTVRNIKITKVLQRAMIEVSXGTEAVAGNLSEITAYSMPPIIKVDRPFHFMICGETFRMLLFLGRVVNPTLL; encoded by the exons ATGCCATATGCTAGTGAGGAAAAGCAGAAGGAACCCGAGGCAACTGCCATATTGGCAGCTCTGAGTCGAGTGAACAGGAAAAACAATGT gttattatataatattgacCAGATTTCCccgtactataca GTGAGTGCAGAGAACAGAGGCATATGGTCTCTGAGGAAGCAGCTCAGAGACAGCCTCTCCCACAACTGGGAGCTGGGCCTGGCTCAGGGGAGCTTTGCCTTCATCCACGAGGACTTTGATGTCAAAGAGACCTTCTTCAATTTCTCCAA GGGGAAGTGACTGACCCCTTTTGACCCTGTTCTCATCAAGGTGAACATTTTCCACCTGGACAAGTACAAACAA CAAGTCAAGGTGCCCATCATGTACTGGGCAGGCAAGTTTGCCTCCACAGTTGATAAGAATTTTCATTGCCACATCCTCAAACTGCCTTATTGAGGAAATGCCACCATGCTGGTGGTCCTCATGGAGAAGATGGGTGACCATCTTGCCCTTGAAGACTACCTGACCACAGACCTGGTGGACACACAGCTCAAAAAcatgaaaaccagaaaaatagaAGTTTTCTTTCCAAAGTTCAAATTAGATCAGAAGTATGAG GTACATGAACTGCTGAAGGAGATGGGAATCAGCAGAATCTTCTCACCCTGGGCTGACCTGAGTGAACTCTCAGTTACTgtgagaaatattaaaataaccaaGGTTTTACAAAGAGCAATGATTGAGGTTA AAGGAACTGAAGCAGTGGCAGGAAACCTGTCAGAAATCACTGCTTATTCCATGCCTCCCATCATCAAAGTGGACCGACCATTTCATTTCATGATCTGTGGAGAAACCTTTAGAATGCTGCTATTTCTGGGCAGGGTGGTGAATCCAACTCTCCTGTGA